In Candidatus Goldiibacteriota bacterium, the following are encoded in one genomic region:
- a CDS encoding class I SAM-dependent methyltransferase, whose amino-acid sequence MAVTRNLTDQYEKWIMTPQGLYFDEKIKELMITCLHLKTGEKILQVGSGTGRHLRYLQELGLEPTGIEPVEELNKLARQKEGIDGKRVITGFAEKLPFEDASFDSVVFMTTFEYVDDKSKALLEAFRVSRGKVGIGFLNRTGVTNLLRQFNREGLYKDARFFSGGELIKLCEKNLLNEIDNIEISVKYSLFLPLRFAHYVQWVDDLLEKINLPFGNYGMLVIKKKKKAGK is encoded by the coding sequence GTGGCTGTAACGCGCAATTTAACCGACCAGTATGAAAAATGGATAATGACGCCCCAGGGCCTGTACTTTGACGAAAAAATAAAAGAACTTATGATTACATGCCTGCATTTAAAAACAGGGGAAAAAATACTTCAGGTGGGTTCGGGAACCGGCAGGCATTTAAGGTATCTGCAGGAACTGGGGCTTGAACCGACCGGCATAGAGCCGGTGGAAGAATTAAATAAGCTTGCAAGGCAGAAAGAAGGAATTGACGGGAAAAGGGTAATTACCGGTTTTGCCGAAAAACTGCCGTTTGAAGATGCAAGTTTTGATTCCGTAGTTTTCATGACCACGTTTGAATACGTGGATGATAAATCAAAGGCGCTTTTAGAGGCTTTTCGGGTGTCCCGCGGAAAAGTGGGGATTGGTTTTTTGAACAGGACAGGGGTCACCAACCTTTTAAGGCAGTTTAACAGGGAGGGGCTGTATAAGGATGCCAGATTCTTTTCAGGCGGCGAACTTATAAAACTGTGTGAGAAAAATCTGCTTAATGAAATAGATAATATTGAGATATCAGTTAAATACTCCTTATTTCTTCCTTTAAGGTTTGCGCATTATGTGCAGTGGGTTGACGACCTGCTTGAAAAAATAAATCTGCCTTTTGGAAATTACGGGATGCTTGTGATTAAAAAGAAGAAAAAGGCCGGTAAATAA
- a CDS encoding YfhO family protein, protein MEFKKLKILGAAAVPLAALIYLFSYVMKQGNILFGHDFLSIYLPFKMFAKKAVFLYHQLPLWLPDLFFGAPGIASSSIIFYYPTDILFMLLPVPLQNTFAFDVIIHLIAAFAGTYLFLKACGLTRAASFFGGICVMFAGYNVSYAFAGHINNIKAGALIPFVLYFLRRGLSEKRVSMYLFAGLIMGLQITATGMQVMAYTAALAVLYVMYHLIFEEKSQKARMFAAIAAGAALIFSILVSLPQFIPSFEYKNYSWRGEFTFNDFISWSLHPKEILQLLMPSLFGLHGQNYYGFWSMNLTTYYFGIMPFLLLPFAFMKGQAKKLSFFLGGASLLFLLLSMGGYTPLYKLLWHVPVFNQFRNPSRFMYIFTVTFCALSAIGLNNVIKIIAEKKVQQSKNFFYVFFGVCGFLALLYTAIAFNAAGFISGIFRQTRSAEMPADALNKAVLLTQADAGAGIIILCLFCGLMFLILKNRLKSAFIIAIIAAAISAADSSRIQKNFITPFNYDGYFPKNDMVSTAIKQNGNKGRLADFNFLWGANRGMYYGIESAKGFHGMLPLKFYAMQTSGMFNRISVNRGLNISYYISRDEIIGQGITKIGDDYTNKVFADASALPLGYFTDNVINAGSEKKVFDMMKEGVFVTGMALTASDTGIVYKGGAPALADITEKTPNRIKAKVTTDRQGLFVLNVSNYKKWRAFVNGKKADIIGVNYNMMAVKVQPGTSDIRFVYGNFRDYLIILLSIIFMAGVFVIWKMELKKLNNI, encoded by the coding sequence ATGGAATTTAAAAAACTTAAAATACTTGGCGCGGCAGCGGTCCCTTTAGCCGCGCTTATTTACCTATTTTCTTACGTTATGAAGCAGGGCAATATCCTTTTTGGTCATGATTTTTTAAGCATATACCTGCCGTTTAAGATGTTCGCTAAAAAAGCCGTGTTTTTATATCATCAATTGCCTTTATGGCTGCCTGATTTGTTTTTTGGCGCGCCCGGCATTGCGTCTTCCAGCATAATTTTTTATTACCCCACGGATATCCTGTTTATGTTATTGCCTGTGCCATTGCAGAATACTTTCGCGTTTGATGTCATAATTCACCTTATTGCCGCCTTTGCGGGGACATACCTGTTTTTAAAGGCGTGCGGCCTTACCCGCGCCGCTTCATTTTTTGGCGGCATCTGTGTGATGTTTGCCGGTTATAACGTCTCGTACGCTTTTGCGGGGCATATTAACAATATAAAAGCCGGAGCGCTGATACCGTTTGTCCTGTATTTTTTAAGAAGGGGGCTTTCTGAAAAAAGAGTGTCCATGTATCTTTTTGCGGGGCTTATTATGGGGCTTCAGATAACCGCGACCGGGATGCAGGTTATGGCTTATACCGCGGCGCTTGCGGTTTTATATGTAATGTATCACCTTATATTTGAAGAAAAATCACAAAAAGCAAGGATGTTTGCGGCAATAGCGGCGGGCGCGGCTTTAATATTTTCTATCCTGGTTTCTTTACCGCAGTTTATACCTTCCTTTGAATATAAAAATTATTCCTGGCGCGGTGAATTTACGTTTAACGATTTTATATCGTGGTCCCTGCACCCAAAAGAAATACTTCAGCTTCTTATGCCGTCTTTGTTCGGGCTTCACGGGCAGAATTACTACGGTTTCTGGTCAATGAACCTTACCACGTACTATTTTGGCATAATGCCTTTTTTATTATTACCTTTTGCTTTTATGAAAGGGCAGGCAAAAAAACTGTCTTTTTTTCTTGGCGGTGCGTCGCTGCTGTTTCTGCTGCTTTCAATGGGCGGCTATACGCCGCTGTATAAACTTCTGTGGCACGTTCCTGTTTTTAACCAGTTCAGAAACCCTTCAAGGTTTATGTATATTTTTACCGTCACTTTCTGCGCGCTGTCCGCGATAGGGCTGAATAACGTGATAAAAATAATTGCAGAAAAAAAAGTACAGCAGTCAAAAAATTTCTTTTACGTATTTTTTGGCGTTTGCGGTTTTCTTGCGCTTTTATACACCGCCATTGCATTTAACGCGGCGGGTTTTATAAGCGGTATTTTCAGGCAGACAAGGTCAGCTGAAATGCCGGCAGACGCTTTAAATAAAGCTGTTTTACTGACTCAGGCAGACGCGGGAGCCGGAATAATAATCCTGTGCCTGTTTTGCGGTTTAATGTTTCTTATTTTAAAAAACAGGTTAAAAAGCGCTTTTATTATCGCGATAATAGCAGCTGCCATAAGCGCGGCTGATTCTTCCAGGATACAGAAAAATTTCATCACCCCGTTTAATTATGACGGGTATTTTCCTAAAAATGACATGGTAAGCACGGCAATAAAACAAAACGGAAATAAAGGAAGGCTTGCGGATTTTAATTTTCTCTGGGGCGCCAACAGGGGGATGTATTACGGAATTGAATCCGCAAAAGGGTTCCACGGAATGCTTCCGCTGAAATTTTATGCCATGCAGACATCCGGTATGTTTAACAGGATAAGCGTAAACAGGGGGCTTAACATCAGTTACTATATCAGCCGTGATGAAATCATAGGGCAGGGGATAACAAAGATAGGCGATGATTATACCAATAAAGTTTTCGCGGACGCGTCGGCGCTGCCGCTTGGGTATTTTACGGATAATGTGATTAACGCGGGAAGCGAAAAAAAAGTTTTTGATATGATGAAAGAAGGCGTTTTTGTCACGGGAATGGCGCTTACCGCATCTGATACAGGCATTGTTTATAAAGGCGGCGCTCCGGCGCTGGCTGATATTACGGAAAAGACTCCAAACAGGATTAAAGCAAAGGTTACAACGGACAGGCAGGGGCTGTTTGTGTTAAATGTTTCCAATTATAAAAAGTGGCGTGCTTTTGTGAACGGAAAAAAAGCGGATATTATAGGTGTGAATTACAATATGATGGCGGTAAAGGTTCAGCCCGGGACAAGCGATATACGGTTTGTTTACGGAAACTTCCGGGATTATCTGATTATACTTTTAAGTATTATATTCATGGCCGGGGTATTTGTTATATGGAAAATGGAATTAAAGAAGTTAAATAATATTTAG
- a CDS encoding SDR family NAD(P)-dependent oxidoreductase: MKNKRILVTGGAGFIGSNMADELIKKGYSVTVFDNLSTGDKGYINPKAKFIKGDVKNPSDIEKCFKDKIHAVIHIAGCASTIKSFDDPATDLLTNTLGTVNMINAAIKHKTARFLYASSMTSYGIPDAIPVKETMATRPIAYYGITKYSGERYVLATGLRNDLPFKFNATAFRMFNVYGRRQSLTNPYQGVVSIFIGNVLRNEQVKIFGDGKQSRDYVHIKDVCRAWIGAIDNPKSYGEVFNLGSGIRVSVNELVKYIIKIFGYDPKKYSVKYFDARPGDQRHMQADISKAAKLLKWKPEIPFEEGMRDVINWAKGN; the protein is encoded by the coding sequence ATGAAAAATAAGAGAATTTTAGTTACCGGCGGGGCGGGTTTTATTGGTTCCAATATGGCGGATGAACTTATTAAAAAAGGGTACAGCGTTACCGTATTTGACAACCTTTCCACAGGGGACAAAGGTTACATAAATCCAAAGGCGAAATTCATAAAAGGCGACGTAAAAAATCCGTCTGACATAGAAAAGTGTTTTAAGGATAAAATTCATGCCGTTATTCACATAGCCGGGTGCGCGTCCACTATTAAATCTTTTGATGACCCGGCAACAGACCTTCTGACAAACACTTTAGGCACGGTCAATATGATAAACGCGGCAATAAAACACAAAACCGCGCGCTTTCTTTACGCGTCTTCAATGACCTCTTACGGTATTCCTGACGCGATACCGGTAAAAGAGACCATGGCTACAAGGCCAATTGCCTATTACGGCATTACAAAATATTCCGGCGAAAGGTACGTGCTTGCCACCGGGTTAAGAAATGACCTGCCGTTTAAATTCAATGCCACAGCTTTCCGCATGTTCAATGTCTACGGCCGCAGGCAGTCTTTAACCAACCCGTATCAGGGTGTGGTTTCCATATTTATCGGTAATGTCCTAAGGAATGAACAGGTAAAGATTTTTGGCGACGGAAAACAGTCGCGCGATTACGTGCACATAAAAGACGTCTGCAGAGCGTGGATAGGCGCGATTGACAATCCCAAATCCTACGGAGAGGTTTTTAACCTTGGCTCCGGAATCAGGGTGTCTGTCAATGAACTTGTAAAATACATAATAAAAATATTCGGGTATGACCCAAAAAAGTATTCCGTAAAATATTTTGACGCAAGGCCGGGAGACCAGCGCCACATGCAGGCTGACATTTCCAAGGCGGCAAAACTTCTTAAATGGAAACCTGAAATACCGTTTGAAGAAGGAATGAGGGATGTGATAAATTGGGCAAAGGGAAATTAA
- a CDS encoding SDR family oxidoreductase, giving the protein MKNIVVTGGAGFIGSHLCDALIEKGYKVICFDNLGTGRMQNLKNVIKNKNFKFIKHDTRKPLNLKLPVHYVFHLASYASPPYYQARSIDTLMSNSLGTYNVLEFAKAKKARFLITSTSETYGDPLQHPQKETYWGNVNPVGIRSCYDEAKRFAEALVMEYVRKHNLDARIIRIFNTYGPRLQKDDGRVISNFIDQALNNRPLTIYGDGSQTRSFCYVSDQVEGLIAAMFKDGIKGEVINIGNPGEFTMIEAAQLVKKITGTKSKIVYKPLPKDDPARRKPDISKAKKILGWQPKVKFAEGLPGTIKWFRDGI; this is encoded by the coding sequence ATGAAAAATATAGTTGTGACAGGCGGGGCGGGATTTATAGGCTCGCACCTTTGTGATGCGCTGATTGAAAAAGGGTATAAAGTCATCTGCTTTGACAATCTTGGGACAGGCAGGATGCAGAATTTAAAAAACGTGATTAAAAACAAGAATTTTAAATTCATAAAGCACGACACAAGAAAACCTTTAAATCTGAAACTGCCTGTGCACTATGTGTTTCACCTTGCTTCTTACGCTTCACCGCCGTATTACCAGGCCAGATCAATAGATACTTTAATGTCAAATTCTCTTGGCACTTATAATGTTCTTGAATTCGCAAAAGCAAAAAAAGCCAGGTTTCTTATCACGTCCACATCCGAAACATACGGAGACCCGCTGCAGCATCCGCAGAAAGAGACTTACTGGGGAAACGTGAATCCCGTGGGCATAAGAAGCTGTTATGACGAGGCAAAAAGGTTCGCGGAAGCGCTTGTTATGGAATACGTAAGAAAGCACAATTTAGACGCGCGCATAATAAGAATTTTTAACACATACGGCCCAAGGCTGCAAAAAGACGACGGCCGCGTTATTTCAAACTTTATTGACCAGGCCTTAAATAACAGGCCGCTTACCATATACGGCGACGGCTCTCAGACACGCAGTTTCTGTTATGTATCCGACCAGGTGGAAGGGCTTATTGCGGCGATGTTTAAAGATGGTATAAAAGGGGAAGTTATAAATATCGGCAACCCCGGTGAATTTACAATGATAGAAGCGGCACAGCTGGTAAAAAAAATAACCGGCACTAAGTCCAAAATTGTTTACAAGCCGCTTCCCAAAGATGATCCTGCCAGAAGAAAGCCCGATATATCCAAAGCAAAAAAAATTCTTGGGTGGCAGCCAAAGGTAAAATTTGCAGAAGGCCTGCCCGGGACAATAAAGTGGTTTAGGGATGGAATTTAA
- the thpR gene encoding RNA 2',3'-cyclic phosphodiesterase: protein MRIFIGIPLQQELKEEIGSFEGVLKQIEGIKVVKPDHLHVTLKFIGNTPERKLDMIKEIIDKSCEGIKPFVIKPGVISAFPSPDKASVVWLNCGEGAPAISAIFKILEKELRAMAFAGEKQEYIPHITVARSRKMADITKVQGEIKVSGTSTAGCVVLYKSDLNPDGPEYTELYRKDFAQ, encoded by the coding sequence GTGCGGATTTTTATCGGAATCCCGCTGCAGCAGGAATTAAAGGAAGAAATAGGCTCTTTTGAAGGGGTGTTAAAACAGATTGAAGGTATTAAGGTTGTAAAGCCGGACCATCTTCATGTCACGTTAAAATTTATCGGCAATACCCCGGAAAGAAAACTGGATATGATAAAAGAAATTATAGATAAAAGCTGTGAAGGCATAAAGCCGTTTGTGATAAAACCCGGGGTCATATCAGCTTTTCCTTCGCCGGACAAAGCGTCTGTTGTATGGTTAAACTGCGGGGAAGGCGCACCGGCCATATCGGCAATTTTTAAAATTCTGGAAAAAGAACTGCGTGCCATGGCGTTTGCCGGGGAAAAACAGGAATATATCCCGCACATCACGGTGGCAAGAAGCAGGAAGATGGCGGATATCACTAAAGTGCAGGGTGAAATTAAAGTAAGCGGCACATCAACTGCGGGCTGTGTGGTGTTGTATAAAAGCGATTTAAATCCCGACGGCCCGGAATATACGGAACTTTACAGGAAAGATTTTGCACAATAA
- a CDS encoding polyprenol monophosphomannose synthase, with amino-acid sequence MKALIVIPTYNEKENILKLIPLVKKAVKGVHILVVDDASPDGTGKAVGSLMKKDSAIKLIERKGKLGLGTAYVEGFKYALKHKYDYIFEMDADFSHDPQYLKNFFEEIKNSDLVIGSRYINGVSVVNWPIRRLMLSKFAGWYARTITGLPLTDCTSGFKCFKREVLESIDLNKIHSDGYAFQIEMHYKAWKKGFKIKETPIIFVDRHSGSSKMSHGVIMEAAVIVWKLRLGII; translated from the coding sequence ATGAAAGCGTTAATAGTGATTCCCACGTACAATGAAAAAGAGAATATATTAAAGCTTATTCCGCTTGTAAAAAAAGCGGTTAAAGGCGTTCATATTCTTGTGGTGGATGACGCGTCGCCTGACGGTACGGGCAAAGCGGTGGGTTCCCTTATGAAAAAAGACAGCGCCATAAAACTTATTGAACGCAAAGGCAAATTAGGGCTTGGCACCGCGTATGTGGAAGGGTTTAAGTACGCGTTAAAGCATAAATACGATTATATTTTTGAAATGGACGCGGATTTTTCCCACGACCCGCAGTACCTTAAAAATTTCTTTGAAGAAATAAAAAACAGCGACCTTGTAATAGGCTCGCGCTATATAAACGGTGTAAGCGTGGTCAACTGGCCTATAAGAAGGCTTATGCTTTCCAAATTCGCCGGCTGGTACGCGCGTACAATTACGGGGCTGCCGTTAACCGACTGTACAAGCGGGTTTAAATGTTTCAAAAGGGAAGTACTTGAATCTATTGACCTGAATAAAATACATTCAGACGGGTACGCTTTTCAGATAGAGATGCATTACAAGGCGTGGAAAAAAGGGTTTAAGATAAAGGAAACTCCTATCATATTTGTTGACCGCCATTCAGGAAGCTCTAAAATGTCGCATGGCGTAATAATGGAAGCGGCTGTGATTGTATGGAAACTTAGGCTTGGGATTATTTAA